TATTGAGGAGAAATAATGCAGAATATTCTTAGTGCCTTAAATAAAGCTCTGGGTTTAATTATCTCTTTAGATAGAGAAGTCTTCAGTATTGTTTTACTCTCTTTCTCCGTCTCACTGACTGCTGTATTTTTCTCTTCCTTATTCAGTCTTCCCTTGAGCCTGTTACTTGCTCTGAAAAAATTTCCAGGGAACAGATTCATTGTGAATACTATAAATAGCTTGATGGCAGTGCCGGCAGTGGCCATTGG
The sequence above is drawn from the bacterium genome and encodes:
- a CDS encoding ABC transporter permease, with protein sequence MQNILSALNKALGLIISLDREVFSIVLLSFSVSLTAVFFSSLFSLPLSLLLALKKFPGNRFIVNTINSLMAVPAVAIGLVIYLLISRRGPLGVLELLYTPWAMIIAQAVLAIPIITSLS